A part of Homoserinibacter sp. YIM 151385 genomic DNA contains:
- a CDS encoding MSMEG_6728 family protein, whose protein sequence is MQTFLPYPSFAQSAAVLDPRRLGKQRVEALQLLRANTVPGYGWRHHPAARMWSGFLPALTAYGLAMTDAWTALGHADSTRSTILEFAPEVDGAPQDSLELPPWLGDEALHRSHRSNLVRKDPEFYRPRFGEVPDDLPYVWPVTGSPGSGG, encoded by the coding sequence GTGCAGACCTTCCTCCCGTACCCGTCCTTCGCCCAGAGCGCGGCGGTGCTCGATCCGCGCCGCCTCGGCAAGCAGCGGGTCGAGGCGCTCCAGCTGCTCCGCGCGAACACGGTGCCCGGCTACGGCTGGCGCCATCACCCCGCGGCGCGCATGTGGTCGGGCTTCCTCCCGGCGCTCACCGCCTACGGTCTCGCGATGACGGACGCCTGGACGGCACTGGGTCACGCGGATTCGACACGGTCGACGATCCTCGAGTTCGCCCCCGAGGTCGACGGCGCGCCGCAGGACTCGCTCGAGCTGCCGCCGTGGCTGGGCGACGAGGCGCTGCATCGCTCCCACCGCTCGAACCTCGTGCGGAAGGATCCCGAGTTCTACCGGCCGCGCTTCGGCGAGGTGCCCGACGACCTGCCCTACGTCTGGCCGGTCACTGGAAGTCCCGGGAGCGGTGGCTGA
- a CDS encoding GlsB/YeaQ/YmgE family stress response membrane protein produces MGILAWIVLGLIAGAIAKLILPGKQPGGIIVTIIIGIVGGLLGGWLGSLLFNEPVDGLNLGSILLAVGGAIIVLLVYGAITGRRGSRA; encoded by the coding sequence ATGGGCATTCTCGCCTGGATCGTGCTCGGACTCATCGCGGGCGCCATCGCCAAGCTCATCCTGCCGGGCAAGCAGCCCGGCGGCATCATCGTGACGATCATCATCGGCATCGTCGGCGGGCTCCTCGGCGGATGGCTGGGCTCGCTGCTCTTCAACGAGCCGGTGGACGGCCTCAACCTCGGCAGCATCCTGCTCGCCGTCGGCGGGGCGATCATCGTCCTGCTCGTCTACGGCGCCATCACGGGTCGCCGGGGCAGCCGCGCCTAG
- a CDS encoding DNA polymerase IV has product MSKQDGRGRQVSVTAPHGEAGATILHVDMDAFYASVELLERPELRGRPVIVGHRSSRSVVTAATYEARRFGVNSAMPMALALRRCPQAVVLEPHFDRYQAASRRVMELLGEVTPALEPLSIDEAFLDVAGARRLLGGPFAIGTRIRERVHAETGLDCSVGAAATKFVAKLASSRSKPDGLLVVPPADTVAFLHPLPVSALWGVGGRTEEQLSRLGLRTIGDLAETPVETLRSVIGDAGAARLHELAWGRDPRSVETSREEKSIGHETTFEHDVVDREQLHRELLRLADGVGARLRRAGVTARTVVLKLRFEDFTTVTRSRTLAEPTDLGRRLAEEARSLYDQAAQGGRPVRLIGVRAEQLGGEVAALGLWDEDEQWRESEQLVDQVAARFGAAAVQPASLIGRGSRRRMPIQ; this is encoded by the coding sequence ATGAGCAAGCAGGACGGCCGCGGCCGCCAGGTGAGCGTCACGGCGCCGCATGGCGAGGCCGGCGCGACGATCCTGCACGTCGACATGGACGCGTTCTACGCCTCCGTCGAGCTGCTCGAGCGGCCCGAGCTGCGCGGTCGGCCGGTCATCGTCGGCCACCGGTCGAGCCGCTCGGTCGTCACCGCGGCGACCTACGAGGCGCGTCGCTTCGGCGTGAACTCGGCGATGCCCATGGCGCTCGCGCTGCGCCGCTGCCCTCAGGCCGTCGTCCTCGAGCCGCACTTCGACCGCTACCAGGCGGCGAGTCGCCGGGTCATGGAGCTCCTCGGCGAGGTGACCCCGGCGCTCGAGCCGCTCAGCATCGATGAGGCCTTCCTCGACGTCGCCGGCGCGCGCCGCCTGCTCGGCGGGCCCTTCGCGATCGGCACCCGCATCCGCGAGCGCGTCCACGCCGAGACGGGGCTCGACTGCTCGGTCGGCGCCGCGGCGACGAAGTTCGTCGCCAAGCTCGCCTCGAGCCGCTCGAAGCCGGACGGCCTGCTCGTCGTCCCGCCGGCCGACACGGTCGCGTTCCTGCACCCCCTGCCGGTCTCCGCGCTCTGGGGCGTCGGCGGGCGGACGGAGGAGCAGCTCTCGCGCCTCGGCCTCCGGACGATCGGGGATCTCGCCGAGACCCCGGTCGAGACGCTCCGCTCCGTGATCGGGGACGCGGGTGCGGCCCGGCTCCACGAGCTCGCCTGGGGGCGCGATCCCCGCTCCGTCGAGACGAGCCGCGAGGAGAAGAGCATCGGCCACGAGACGACCTTCGAGCACGACGTCGTCGACCGCGAGCAGCTGCACCGCGAGCTCCTCCGTCTCGCCGACGGCGTCGGGGCCCGGCTCCGCCGTGCGGGCGTGACGGCCCGCACCGTCGTGCTCAAGCTCCGCTTCGAGGACTTCACCACCGTGACCCGCAGCCGCACGCTCGCCGAGCCGACCGATCTCGGCCGTCGCCTCGCCGAGGAGGCGCGCTCGCTCTACGATCAGGCCGCCCAGGGCGGCCGGCCGGTGCGCCTCATCGGCGTGCGGGCCGAGCAGCTCGGCGGCGAGGTCGCCGCGCTCGGCCTCTGGGACGAGGACGAGCAGTGGCGCGAGAGCGAGCAGCTCGTCGACCAGGTCGCGGCGCGCTTCGGCGCGGCGGCGGTGCAGCCGGCGAGCCTCATCGGGCGCGGGTCGCGTCGGCGGATGCCGATCCAGTGA
- a CDS encoding D-alanyl-D-alanine carboxypeptidase family protein, translating into MPLTRRQIYRRRRAAVFGTLAAVLATAIYLPLTLLAPLDAATAVVAEQPSATQAAAELDFPGYGASAIGALDIPGVLAQDGQEKALPIASITKVVTALVALDAKPLGVDEAGPSIEMTAADAALYDRYLAQNGSVVPVAAGLAFTQRELLELTLVKSANNYAGSLAIWSTGSLEAFRSAAAAWLAEHGLENTVVVEPTGLSADNRARASDLVELGRIALRDPVVREIVGTSRLEMHDLGQLRNTNALLGDLGVDGIKTGTLGTAANLLFSSTFAVGEEEVTVVGVVLGGPGPDHGELNRGILALLKTAQAGFREVVVAEPGQVFASYRTEWGQRADAVAAEEARIVTWSDSPVTTLVDASPLAVTARGAEVGSVIATAGDRQVEVALELSRAITDPGASWRLTNPVALLD; encoded by the coding sequence GTGCCCCTCACCCGACGACAGATCTACCGCCGTCGCCGCGCCGCCGTCTTCGGCACGCTCGCCGCCGTGCTCGCGACGGCGATCTACCTGCCGCTGACGCTCCTCGCCCCGCTGGATGCGGCCACCGCGGTGGTCGCGGAGCAGCCGTCGGCGACGCAGGCGGCCGCGGAGCTCGACTTCCCCGGCTACGGCGCCTCGGCGATCGGCGCGCTCGACATCCCGGGCGTGCTCGCACAGGACGGGCAGGAGAAGGCGCTGCCGATCGCGAGCATCACGAAGGTGGTGACGGCGCTCGTCGCGCTCGACGCGAAGCCGCTCGGCGTCGACGAGGCGGGTCCGTCGATCGAGATGACGGCGGCGGACGCGGCGCTCTACGACCGGTACCTGGCGCAGAACGGCAGCGTGGTGCCGGTCGCGGCGGGACTCGCCTTCACGCAGCGGGAGCTGCTGGAGCTGACCCTCGTCAAGTCGGCGAACAACTACGCGGGGTCGCTGGCGATCTGGTCGACCGGCTCGCTCGAGGCCTTCCGCTCGGCGGCCGCGGCGTGGCTCGCGGAGCACGGGCTGGAGAACACGGTGGTCGTCGAGCCGACCGGCCTCTCGGCGGACAACCGAGCCCGAGCCTCGGATCTCGTCGAGCTGGGCCGCATCGCGCTGCGGGATCCGGTCGTGCGCGAGATCGTCGGCACGTCGCGTCTCGAGATGCACGATCTGGGACAGCTGCGCAACACGAACGCCCTCCTCGGCGATCTCGGCGTGGACGGCATCAAGACGGGCACCCTCGGCACGGCCGCGAATCTGCTGTTCTCGTCGACCTTCGCGGTCGGGGAGGAGGAGGTGACGGTCGTCGGGGTCGTCCTCGGGGGCCCGGGGCCCGATCACGGCGAGCTCAACCGCGGCATCCTCGCGCTCCTGAAGACGGCGCAGGCGGGGTTCCGCGAGGTCGTGGTGGCGGAGCCCGGCCAGGTCTTCGCGAGCTACCGCACGGAGTGGGGACAGCGCGCGGATGCGGTGGCCGCCGAGGAGGCGCGGATCGTCACCTGGTCCGACTCGCCGGTGACGACGCTCGTCGACGCGTCGCCCCTGGCGGTGACCGCCCGGGGCGCGGAGGTCGGCTCGGTGATCGCGACGGCGGGGGATCGGCAGGTGGAGGTCGCCCTGGAGCTCTCGCGCGCCATCACCGATCCGGGTGCCTCCTGGCGGCTGACGAATCCGGTCGCGCTGCTGGACTGA
- a CDS encoding SGNH/GDSL hydrolase family protein, protein MQQSHPWSRYVAIGDSFTEGIGDPEPRSPGGHRGWADRVAEVLGSGTEDFAYANLAIRGRLLQQILDEQVDAALELRPDLITISAGGNDIIRPGTDPDEVAERLGRGLARLGRDGATVVVFNGPDIGGTPVLGRIRGKVAIYNENVRAVAARHDAVVADMWALRELADSRMWAPDRLHFSPVGHQAIARMVLAALNVPNDLEAFEAEPLPPRPWREARSEDIGWAREYLVPWVLRRVRHQSSGDGILPKRPEPGVVRRGEGAGS, encoded by the coding sequence ATGCAGCAGTCCCACCCCTGGTCGCGCTACGTCGCCATCGGCGACTCCTTCACCGAGGGCATCGGGGACCCCGAGCCCCGCAGCCCGGGAGGCCACCGCGGCTGGGCGGACCGCGTCGCCGAGGTGCTCGGCAGCGGCACCGAGGACTTCGCCTACGCCAACCTCGCGATCCGCGGCCGCCTCCTCCAGCAGATCCTCGACGAGCAGGTCGACGCCGCGCTCGAGCTCCGGCCGGACCTCATCACCATCTCGGCCGGCGGCAACGACATCATCCGCCCCGGCACCGACCCCGACGAGGTCGCCGAGCGGCTCGGACGGGGGCTCGCCCGGCTCGGCCGCGACGGCGCGACCGTCGTCGTCTTCAACGGACCGGACATCGGCGGCACCCCCGTCCTCGGGCGGATCCGCGGCAAGGTCGCGATCTACAACGAGAACGTCCGCGCCGTCGCCGCCCGCCACGATGCCGTCGTCGCCGACATGTGGGCGCTCCGCGAGCTCGCCGACTCCCGGATGTGGGCGCCCGACCGGCTCCACTTCTCGCCCGTCGGTCACCAGGCGATCGCCAGAATGGTGCTCGCGGCGCTCAACGTGCCCAACGACCTCGAGGCCTTCGAGGCGGAGCCGCTCCCGCCGCGGCCCTGGCGCGAGGCGCGCTCCGAGGACATCGGCTGGGCGCGCGAGTACCTCGTGCCGTGGGTGCTGCGCCGCGTGCGCCACCAGTCCTCCGGAGACGGCATCCTCCCGAAGCGGCCCGAGCCCGGCGTCGTCCGCCGGGGCGAGGGCGCCGGCAGCTGA
- a CDS encoding DEAD/DEAH box helicase, whose amino-acid sequence MSSPDPTAHPHGSAAAEQLSPSFPDRAAWGTVSKLRAWQEEAIEAYFREQPRDFLVSATPGAGKTTFALRLASILLQNDIVDRVTVVAPTEHLKVQWADAAHRAGIRLDPRFTNRHGQEARHYQGVVVTYAQVAVRASVHRRLTESARSLVILDEVHHGGDALSWGDAVREAFEPAVRRLSLSGTPFRSDTAPIPFVRYERDRRGIRLSQADYSYGYGHALKDGVVRPVMFLSYAGSMRWRTRQGEEMEATLGQGDTKDVTSQAWRAALDPEGEWVSAVLRAADRRLSEVRQSIPDAGGLVIATDQTVARAYADILAQITGRRPVVVLSDEAEASARIDAFSTSDERWMVAVRMVSEGVDVPRLCVGVYATSASTPLFFAQAIGRFVRARRRGETASVFLPSVPVLLGLAAELERERDHALDRESSGEDGLLDDSMLDAANREEQASDALVDEFEWKALGSVATFEKVVYDGHEFGQLAEPGTDEEWDFIGLPGILEPEQVSDLLRQRQSRQSRRAEERRRRDPGAVDVAEQSSPAALHRTLSEQRKLLNSLVSIEARGSGRTHGQVHAEVRRVCGGPEVARATVTQLQARIDHLRRGLHGH is encoded by the coding sequence GTGAGCAGCCCCGACCCGACCGCGCATCCGCACGGGTCCGCGGCTGCCGAGCAGCTCTCGCCGAGCTTCCCGGATCGCGCCGCCTGGGGCACCGTCTCGAAGCTCCGCGCGTGGCAGGAGGAGGCCATCGAGGCCTACTTCCGCGAGCAGCCGCGCGACTTCCTCGTCTCGGCGACGCCGGGGGCGGGCAAGACGACCTTCGCGCTCCGGCTCGCCTCGATCCTGCTCCAGAACGACATCGTCGACCGCGTCACGGTCGTGGCCCCCACCGAGCACCTCAAGGTGCAGTGGGCGGACGCGGCGCATCGCGCCGGCATCCGCCTCGACCCTCGCTTCACGAACCGCCACGGGCAGGAGGCGCGGCACTATCAGGGCGTCGTCGTGACCTACGCGCAGGTGGCGGTCCGGGCCTCGGTGCACCGTCGGCTCACCGAGTCGGCGCGCAGCCTCGTCATCCTCGACGAGGTCCACCACGGCGGCGACGCGCTCTCCTGGGGCGACGCCGTGCGGGAGGCCTTCGAGCCCGCCGTCCGCCGCCTCTCGCTCTCGGGCACGCCGTTCCGCAGCGACACGGCGCCGATCCCCTTCGTCCGCTACGAGCGCGACCGCCGCGGCATCCGCCTCTCGCAGGCCGACTACAGCTACGGCTACGGGCACGCCCTCAAGGACGGCGTCGTCCGGCCGGTCATGTTCCTGTCGTACGCGGGCTCGATGCGCTGGCGCACGCGACAGGGCGAGGAGATGGAGGCGACCCTCGGCCAGGGCGACACGAAGGACGTGACCTCGCAGGCCTGGCGCGCCGCGCTCGACCCCGAGGGCGAGTGGGTCTCGGCCGTGCTGCGGGCCGCGGACCGCCGGCTCAGCGAGGTGCGGCAGTCGATCCCGGACGCGGGCGGGCTCGTCATCGCGACCGATCAGACGGTGGCGCGGGCCTACGCCGACATCCTCGCCCAGATCACGGGACGACGTCCCGTCGTCGTCCTCAGCGACGAGGCGGAGGCGAGCGCGCGCATCGACGCGTTCTCGACGAGCGACGAACGGTGGATGGTCGCGGTGCGGATGGTGTCGGAGGGTGTCGACGTGCCGCGGCTCTGCGTCGGCGTGTACGCCACGAGCGCGTCGACGCCGCTGTTCTTCGCGCAGGCGATCGGCCGCTTCGTGCGGGCTCGTCGCCGCGGCGAGACCGCATCGGTCTTCCTCCCGAGCGTTCCGGTGCTGCTCGGGCTGGCGGCCGAGCTCGAGCGCGAGCGCGACCACGCCCTCGACCGCGAGTCGAGCGGGGAGGACGGCCTCCTCGACGACTCGATGCTGGATGCGGCGAACCGCGAGGAGCAGGCCTCCGACGCCCTGGTCGACGAGTTCGAGTGGAAGGCGCTCGGCTCGGTCGCGACCTTCGAGAAGGTCGTCTACGACGGTCACGAGTTCGGTCAGCTCGCCGAGCCCGGCACCGACGAGGAGTGGGACTTCATCGGGCTGCCGGGGATCCTCGAGCCGGAGCAGGTGAGCGATCTGCTGCGCCAGCGGCAGTCGAGGCAGTCGCGGCGAGCCGAGGAGCGGCGGCGCCGGGATCCGGGCGCGGTCGACGTGGCCGAGCAGTCCTCGCCCGCGGCGCTGCACCGCACCCTCTCCGAGCAGCGGAAGCTCCTCAACAGCCTCGTCTCGATCGAGGCGCGCGGCTCGGGGCGCACCCACGGCCAGGTCCATGCCGAGGTCCGTCGGGTCTGCGGCGGGCCGGAGGTCGCGCGGGCGACCGTCACGCAGCTGCAGGCGCGCATCGACCACCTCCGCCGCGGCCTCCACGGTCACTGA